Proteins co-encoded in one Brassica oleracea var. oleracea cultivar TO1000 chromosome C4, BOL, whole genome shotgun sequence genomic window:
- the LOC106338377 gene encoding uncharacterized protein LOC106338377 produces MKLYLWDQAAREFCKKFKTYENTPTVLLVTTVNTKTLGGTLALTSMSSSRVFMDYDVQPTIDYFRWLGSNPDIAEQVNAEVVTKRETMTIGEIFAYINQGSTKDAFFECTATIDDVVHGSAWYYIACSGCHTKVTKGATSLICTNKKCGKVNVAGVPQYFSKISVYDNSEQAVLVLLGDAGRELTGKSASELVRSYFEENGSKGINHEAPVPEALISTIRQRHKFRVKVTEHNFLGKARSLTVTKILPLDTPPATGSSEGNQTTATSEETSGNRVDSAEGNKRTCASTELEKTKRPKCGN; encoded by the exons ATGAAGCTATACCTTTGGGATCAGGCTGCAAGAGAGTTCTGCAAAAAGTTTAAGACGTACGAGAACACACCCACCGTGTTACTGGTCACGACCGTTAACACGAAGACTCTCGGAG GTACTCTTGCCTTGACCTCAATGTCCTCTTCGCGTGTATTTATGGACTACGATGTCCAACCTACCATAGATTACTTCCGCTG GTTGGGCTCTAATCCAGATATTGCTGAGCAGGTTAATGCAGAGGTGGTCACCAAACGTGAGACAATGACTATAGGGGAAATATTCGCCTACATCAACCAGGGATCCACAAAG GATGCCTTTTTTGAATGCACGGCTACGATCGATGATGTCGTGCATGGTTCTGCTTGGTACTACATTGCATGCAGTGGGTGCCATACTAAGGTTACCAAAGGCGCAACTTCGTTGATTTGTACTAACAAAAAGTGTGGGAAGGTTAACGTAGCTGGTGTTCCACA GTACTTTTCAAAGATATCCGTTTATGACAACAGTGAGCAAGCTGTTTTAGTACTACTTGGTGATGCTGGTCGTGAGTTGACTGGGAAGTCCGCATCAGAGTTAGTTAGAAGCTATTTTGAG GAAAATGGAAGCAAAGGAATTAACCATGAGGCGCCTGTCCCGGAAGCTCTAATCAGCACCATCAGGCAGAGACATAAGTTTCGTGTCAAAGTGACAGAGCATAACTTTTTAGGCAAGGCCCGATCTCTTACCGTGACCAAGATCCTACCTCTAGACACTCCACCAGCCACAGGGTCTTCGGAAGGAAACCAGACTACTGCAACATCGGAGGAAACATCCGGAAACCGTGTGGATTCTGCAGAGGGGAATAAGAGAACTTGTGCCAGTACTGAGCTAGAGAAAACTAAACGCCCTAAGTGTGGGAACTAG
- the LOC106338378 gene encoding uncharacterized protein LOC106338378 codes for MAICREYGNPDLFITMTATPNWREIKEHLERYDGDSPNDRPDIECRVFKMKLDQLLKDFKKGTFFKPYTAALHRIETPSAEEVDEIISAELPNKEEDSEAYNLVTKHMIHGPCGVINQKSPCMENNVCTKKYPRPYNGSTSIDKSGYVLYRRRRNENESVVKNGAILNNTFVVPHNIKHLKKYEAHIIVEWCNRTSAVKYLFKYITKGVDRASAVIEKRNTTTTSDTVASSEPKETVVKQRNEIQDYINAQRSEFARTLTYVQIPEYFVWNNSTKVWSERMKEKTIAKIVAVHPSPGDRYYLRILINKIKGPRSYDELKTFNDVKYPDLKSVCHARGYLDDDVEWHESMSEGARTATPYQLRDMFVTFLNNRFVASPKQLWEHSWKSMSEDILHKRQRILGHTNLELDDETLEQYTLIEVEKLMRMHDRSLNDIKEMPKIKPVLVKELGNSLWNQEMDYNVAEETLRHDRQYNLLNAEQRAIYESVLDYVDRKDGKLFFVYGAGGT; via the exons ATGGCTATTTGCAGAGAATATGGGAATCCAGATTTGTTTATCACGATGACGGCCACTCCTAACTGGAGAGAGATTAAAGAACATCTTGAGAGATATGATGGAGACTCCCCCAATGATAGACCAGACATTGAATGTCGGGTCTTTAAGATGAAGTTAGATCAGCTACTCAAGGATTTCAAAAAAGGAACTTTCTTCAAGCCATACACAGCAGCTCTCCACAGAATAGA AACACCAAGTGCAGAGGAAGTAGATGAGATTATTTCAGCCGAGCTCCCAAACAAAGAAGAAGATTCAGAAGCTTACAATTTAGTGACAAAACACATGATCCATGGTCCATGTGGTGTCATTAATCAGAAGTCACCATGTATGGAGAATAATGTGTGCACCAAAAAGTATCCTCGGCCGTATAATGGCAGTACATCGATAGACAAATCAGGGTATGTATTATATCGTCGACGCCGAAATGAAAATGAGTCTGTGGTAAAGAATGGGGCAATCCTAAACAACACGTTCGTTGTACCTCATAACATTAAGCACCTAAAGAAGTACGAAGCTCATATTATTGTCGAATGGTGTAATCGTACAAGTGCAGTGAAGTACTTATTCAAGTACATAACCAAGGGGGTTGACAGAGCATCCGCAGTTATTGAAAAACGAAATACGACAACTACCTCTGACACAGTGGCTTCTAGCGAACCTAAGGAGACAGTGGTGAAGCAACGTAATGAGATCCAAGACTACATCAATGCTCA AAGGTCAGAGTTTGCACGGACATTAACTTATGTGCAAATACCAGAATATTTCGTATGGAACAACAGTACAAAAGTCTGGTCTGAACGTATGAAAGAAAAAACCATTGCGAAAATCGTGGCTGTCCATCCATCACCAGGTGATCGATACTATCTGAGGATCCTCATAAATAAGATTAAGGGTCCCAGAAGTTATGACGAGCTGAAAACGTTTAACGACGTGAAATACCCTGACTTAAAATCAGTTTGCCATGCACGAGGTTATTTGGACGATGACGTTGAATGGCACGAGAGTATGTCAGAGGGTGCTAGAACAGCCACCCCATACCAACTCCGCGATATGTTTGTCACATTCCTAAACAATCGCTTCGTTGCAAGCCCTAAACAACTATGGGAACACTCATGGAAATCAATGAGTGAGGACATACTTCACAAGAGACAAAGGATTTTAGGTCACACAAATCTGGAACTGGATGATGAGACCCTTGAGCAATACACATTAATCGAAGTGGAAAAGTTGATGCGCATGCATGACCGCTCATTAAATGATATTAAAGAGATGCCAAAGATCAAACCTGTTTTGGTAAAAGAATTGGGGAACAGTTTGTGGAACCAAGAAATGGATTACAATGTTGCCGAGGAAACATTAAGACATGATAGGCAGTACAACTTACTTAATGCCGAGCAGCGTGCGATTTACGAATCGGTCTTAGACTATGTTGATAGAAAGGATGGAAAACTATTCTTTGTATATGGCGCAGGGGGCACATGA
- the LOC106338379 gene encoding uncharacterized protein LOC106338379 gives MRVNQDEKEFSECLFKVGEGRPESGQEDEDDGYHEQLIIVDNSLVQETKDESLKQVVDAAYGDVNKIKASQSSYTDKAILTPRNDTVDEINAYTISKTDGESRDYYSYDSFEVSETQSNQNDTLYAIEYLNSMKFPGFPSHKLTLKVGAPIMLMRNINQKKDYVMVPV, from the coding sequence ATGCGAGTCAATCAGGACGAGAAAGAGTTCTCTGAGTGCCTTTTCAAGGTCGGGGAAGGTCGTCCAGAATCAGGACAAGAAGATGAGGATGATGGCTACCATGAACAATTGATAATCGTCGACAACTCATTGGTCCAAGAGACCAAGGATGAGTCATTAAAACAAGTTGTCGATGCTGCGTATGGTGATGTCAACAAAATAAAGGCCTCCCAAAGTTCCTACACTGATAAAGCTATACTTACACCCCGAAATGATACGGTTGATGAAATCAATGCATATACAATCTCCAAAACCGACGGGGAGTCAAGAGACTACTACAGTTACGATAGCTTTGAGGTTTCGGAAACTCAATCTAATCAAAATGATACATTATACGCGATTGAGTATCTCAATTCCATGAAGTTTCCAGGATTTCCATCTCATAAACTCACTCTCAAAGTTGGGGCCCCGATTATGCTTATGCGAAACATAAATCAGAAAAAGGATTATGTAATGGTACCCGTATGA